The genomic stretch ACAAAACATTAACCCTGTAATTGTAGGTAATAATATAGAAATCAAAGTCCATAATTTACTTTTTGTTTCCTTATAAATAGTAAGACAAGTAGTTGAACAAGGAAAGTGCATTAATACAATTATTATCATACAAATTGCAGTTTTTATTGTCCAACCGTTACTGATTAATAGGTTACTTAATGAACCTAAGTCACTACATTCAACAAGTGTACTGCTACCACTATAAGCCATTAGCATAATAGGAATTACAATTTCATTAGCCGGAAAACCTAGCAACAAAGCAATAAGTATTTCACCGTCAAGTCCAAAGACTTTTCCGATAGGGTTAAGGAAATTTACAATATAACTTAATATAGTGTAGTCGTTAATTTTAATATTACCACATAACCAAATTATAGCACCGGCAGGTAAAGCCACAACCAAAGCCCTAAGTAAAACAAAAACTGCTCTGTTCTTAATAGACTCATAAATAGTAGCAATAATTTTAGGTTTCTTGTATTTAGGCATTTCCATTACAAAATCTCTGTTTTCATTTTTTAAGATAGTTTTGCTAAGTAAAAATGAAATACCCATAGAAACAATAATACTTAATATTATAAATCCCGTAAGAATTAATGCTGACACAAGTGACCGTAATTTACTGTTAAAGTAAGAAGTCATAAATATAGTGATAATAGAAATAAGTGTAGGAAACCTACCGTTACATGGTACAAAATTATTTGTAACAATAGCATTTAACCTTTGCTCTCTGTTGTTGATTATCCTACAACCTGTTACACCACAAGCATTACAACCAAAACCCATACACATAGTTAATGCTTGTTTTCCACTGCAATTAGCTTTACAAAACACTCTGTCTAAATTAAATGCAACTCTAGGTAAATATCCAAAATTCTCAAGCAAAGAAAATATAGGGAAGAAGATAGCCATAGGTGGTAGCATAACTGCAACTACCCATGTTACTGTCCTATATACACCGTCACATATTAAAGAAATTATATAACTAGGCAAAGAAATATAGTTTAAAAATTCATATAGATATTCTCCACCTTTAGCAAATACATAACTGAGAAAGTCACTGGGATAGTTAGCACCGATAATAGTAATATACAGTACCATTGCAAGTAACAGAAACATTATAGGAATGCCCGTAACTTTTGAAGTGAAGATTTTATCTAACTTTCTTTGTCTGTCATTACACCTGTCATCAACAACTTCTTTAATGATATTTTCCTTATTAAGTTTTCTATGTTTTATAGGTGTGGGAAAATGATTGTTAATATTAATGTTTATTATATTATTAAGTATATCAAGTGAACTTCTGTCAGTAGCCTCTGTAGTAACAATAGGAATTTTCAGTATTTCTTTTAGCTTATCTATGTTAATTTTAGTGCCGGACTTCACGGCACTTTTATATTGATTGATACATATAATTGCATTACTTGTTATGTTAGAAACTTCCTCAATAAGTGTAAGGCTTTTGTATATGTTATTACCATCAACAACAACTATAACAAGTGCATCTTTGTGTTGTAACAAAAAGTTTTTACTGCAAATTTCTTCTGCATTAGCAGCACATAAAGTATATATACCTGGTAAATCAACAATACAAATATCCTTGTTGCATTTTAGCTTACCTTCTGCACATTCAACAGTTTTACCTGTCCAATTACCTGTGTGTTGATTATCCCCTGTAAGTCTGTTGAATATAGAACTTTTGCCCACATTAGGGTTACCAATTAAAATTACTAAATTTTTATCACACATTTCTCACCTTTATATTTTCGGCAGTTTCATTTCTAATAGCAAATATACCGTAATAAGTTTTGTAAGCAGAAATATTTTTACCCATACTTCTGTATAAAGGTACAATAGGTGCATTTTCAAATATTCCGTAATTTTCATAAACCTTGTTGTTATTTTTAATCTTGTGAACAATATAGTCTTTGTTTAATTCAGCTTTACATAAATCTATTACTTGTGACATACAATCACCTTAAAATTTTTAGTCACTATAAATTATGTAATGGTTTTATTATTGTGATTGTATATGGATAAATAGGTAATAAAAAATGGATGCTTTCTGAATAATACAGAAAACATCCATCGGTTACGTAATATATAATATGAATTTCTCGAAAAGGGAAAATCACATATTTTCTTTGATAATATCTACAAAGTATTTATGTACAGTTAAGTCATCATTTAATTCAGGATGAAAAGCAGTTACAAGCTGATTGCCTTGTCTTGCACCAACAATTTTACCGTCAACTGTTGCAAGTACCTTAACATTATCACCAACACTTGAAATATAAGGTGCTCTGATAAATGTCATAGGAATTTCGCCTTTATCATCAAATGAACTGTTAGTATAGAAACTGCCTAACTGTCTGCCATAAGCATTTCTCATAGCAGTAATATCCATAGTAGCTAAGTGAGTCTTATTGTCATTATCAATACTTTTAGCAAGAAGTAGCAGTCCGGCACAAGTACCGAATACAGGCAAACCATTTTCAATCTTTTCTTTTAATGTATCATAAATATCAAGTTCATGAAGTAATTTACCTTGTACTGTGCTTTCACCACCGGGAATAATCAAACCGTCAAAGTGCTTATCCAGGTCAGACTTTTTTCTGATTTCAAAAGTTTCAACACCTAGTTTATCTAGCATTTGGATATGTTCAATTACTGCACCTTGCAAAGATAAAACAGCAACAACCATTATTACTTTCCTCTTTCAGCCATTAGAATTTCAATTTCCTGTTCGTTGATACCAACCATAGCTTCACCAAGGTCTTCAGAAAGTTCAGCAAGCATCTTAGCATCATTGTAGTTAGTAACAGCCTTAACAATAGCATTAGCTCTCTTCTTAGGGTTGCCTGACTTAAAGATACCTGAACCTACGAATACACCTTCAGCACCTAACTGCATCATTAGAGCAGCATCAGCAGGAGTTGCAACACCACCGGCAGCAAAGTTAACAACAGGTAGCTTACCATTTTCGTGAACATACTGAACAAGGTTGTAAGGAACTTGTAATTGCTTTGCAGCCTCATATAGTTCATCTGTACTCATAGAAACAAGTCTTCTGATTTCAGACTGCATCATTCTCATATGCTTAACTGCCTGAACAACATCACCTGTACCCGGTTCACCCTTAGTTCTAATCATAGATGCACCTTCGTTAATTCTTCTTAGTGCCTCACCAAGGTCTTTAGCACCACATACAAATGGTACTTTAAAGTTTGTTTTGTCAATGTGATAAACATCATCAGCAGGAGATAGAACTTCACTTTCATCAATGTAGTCAATTTCAATAGCTTCTAGGATCTGAGCTTCTGCAAAGTGACCGATTCTGCACTTAGCCATAACAGGAATAGAAACAGCGTCCTGAATACCCTTAATCATCTTAGGATCACTCATTCTAGAAACACCACCGGCAGCTCTAATATCAGCTGGGATTCTTTCTAGAGCCATAACTGCACAAGCACCTGCTTCTTCAGCAATCTTAGCCTGTTCAGGTGTAGTAACGTCCATAATTACGCCACCCTTTAGCATTTGTGCTAAATTCTTATTTAATTCAAATCTTTCGTTACTCATAACAAATTTTCCTTTCATTTCAAAACTGTTGCCACAATTATACAAATTATTTGGTTATATTAAAACTACCAATTTGATATTAATTAATAATACCAGATTGAAATTTTATAAATGTTATGTTTTAATAAAGAAACTTGTTATGAATAATTAAAATATCAGCAATCCCATTGATGAAGCTTTAAGTTTACACAACCATTACTTTTGAAGGTAACACCCTCAGCAATCAAAAGGTCTTTTTGTTCATTCCAATGTGGTGCTAATCTGCCTTGATGATTAACTACTCTGTGACAAGGATATTTACCGTAGTATTCAGAAATGCTCAACACTTTACCTACAAGTCTTGAGTTTTTATCTCTGCCGATAAGCCTTGCAATTTGCCCATATGTTGCAACTTTACCTTTAGGTATCTCATCAACTACTGCCAATACCTCATATATTAAATCACTGTTTAATGATGCCATTGCTATTCCTTTCTAAAATTTGTCTTATTATCGTATATTATTTATGATATAATAAAATATAAACTAAATCAAATTTTAAGAGGTTTTATAATGATTTATACATATTACTACAATTCACCACTTGGCAGAATTACAATGGCTAGTGATGGTGATTATCTTATTGGTTTATGGTTTGATGGACAAAAATATTATGCCGACTCAATAAAAGGAGAGCATATAGAAAAATCACTTCCTATTTTTACAGAAGTAACAAAGTGGCTTGATATTTACTTTAGTGGTAAAGAACCTGATTTTACACCACCGTTATTGATGAAAACAACACCATTTCGTAAAGCAGTATGGGAAGTTATGCTCACTATTCCATATGGCAAAACTATGACCTATGGTGAGATTGCAAATATAATAGCTAAAGAAAAAGGTATTGAAAGAATGTCATCTCAAGCAGTAGGTGGTGCAGTCGGTCATAATTTCATTTCAATTATTATCCCTTGCCATAGAGTAGTTGGTACAAATGGTAGCTTAACCGGTTATGCCGGTGGAATAGATAAAAAGATTCAACTACTTAAGTTAGAAAAAACAGATATGAAAAATCTTTTTATCCCAAAGAAAGGCACTGCACTATAATAAAAAAATTTAAATAATAATAAACTTGATTTTAAAACTGATGTTCAAAACTATCCTTGCTATAGCTTAAAGCTATAGCAAACTTATAATTATATATATTATACAAATCAAAGTGATTGT from Ruminococcus bovis encodes the following:
- the feoB gene encoding ferrous iron transporter B — encoded protein: MCDKNLVILIGNPNVGKSSIFNRLTGDNQHTGNWTGKTVECAEGKLKCNKDICIVDLPGIYTLCAANAEEICSKNFLLQHKDALVIVVVDGNNIYKSLTLIEEVSNITSNAIICINQYKSAVKSGTKINIDKLKEILKIPIVTTEATDRSSLDILNNIINININNHFPTPIKHRKLNKENIIKEVVDDRCNDRQRKLDKIFTSKVTGIPIMFLLLAMVLYITIIGANYPSDFLSYVFAKGGEYLYEFLNYISLPSYIISLICDGVYRTVTWVVAVMLPPMAIFFPIFSLLENFGYLPRVAFNLDRVFCKANCSGKQALTMCMGFGCNACGVTGCRIINNREQRLNAIVTNNFVPCNGRFPTLISIITIFMTSYFNSKLRSLVSALILTGFIILSIIVSMGISFLLSKTILKNENRDFVMEMPKYKKPKIIATIYESIKNRAVFVLLRALVVALPAGAIIWLCGNIKINDYTILSYIVNFLNPIGKVFGLDGEILIALLLGFPANEIVIPIMLMAYSGSSTLVECSDLGSLSNLLISNGWTIKTAICMIIIVLMHFPCSTTCLTIYKETKSKLWTLISILLPTITGLMFCFLINIVM
- the pdxT gene encoding pyridoxal 5'-phosphate synthase glutaminase subunit PdxT, producing the protein MVVAVLSLQGAVIEHIQMLDKLGVETFEIRKKSDLDKHFDGLIIPGGESTVQGKLLHELDIYDTLKEKIENGLPVFGTCAGLLLLAKSIDNDNKTHLATMDITAMRNAYGRQLGSFYTNSSFDDKGEIPMTFIRAPYISSVGDNVKVLATVDGKIVGARQGNQLVTAFHPELNDDLTVHKYFVDIIKENM
- a CDS encoding methylated-DNA--[protein]-cysteine S-methyltransferase, whose amino-acid sequence is MIYTYYYNSPLGRITMASDGDYLIGLWFDGQKYYADSIKGEHIEKSLPIFTEVTKWLDIYFSGKEPDFTPPLLMKTTPFRKAVWEVMLTIPYGKTMTYGEIANIIAKEKGIERMSSQAVGGAVGHNFISIIIPCHRVVGTNGSLTGYAGGIDKKIQLLKLEKTDMKNLFIPKKGTAL
- the pdxS gene encoding pyridoxal 5'-phosphate synthase lyase subunit PdxS; the protein is MSNERFELNKNLAQMLKGGVIMDVTTPEQAKIAEEAGACAVMALERIPADIRAAGGVSRMSDPKMIKGIQDAVSIPVMAKCRIGHFAEAQILEAIEIDYIDESEVLSPADDVYHIDKTNFKVPFVCGAKDLGEALRRINEGASMIRTKGEPGTGDVVQAVKHMRMMQSEIRRLVSMSTDELYEAAKQLQVPYNLVQYVHENGKLPVVNFAAGGVATPADAALMMQLGAEGVFVGSGIFKSGNPKKRANAIVKAVTNYNDAKMLAELSEDLGEAMVGINEQEIEILMAERGK
- a CDS encoding MGMT family protein, whose amino-acid sequence is MASLNSDLIYEVLAVVDEIPKGKVATYGQIARLIGRDKNSRLVGKVLSISEYYGKYPCHRVVNHQGRLAPHWNEQKDLLIAEGVTFKSNGCVNLKLHQWDC